Genomic DNA from Carassius gibelio isolate Cgi1373 ecotype wild population from Czech Republic chromosome B14, carGib1.2-hapl.c, whole genome shotgun sequence:
TTAACCTTCGAATAGTTGTTTCGTTCATTTACATAGAGAGACATAAAATCTTACGCGCTGCTGCTGAGATGTTTGGTCTTTTGTTCTTCGTGCTGATGGTGCACAACGCTAATGGAGACGTGAGCTATTCTTTTCCAGAGGAGATGAAACGAGGATCTGTGATTGGAAATATAGCAAAGGATCTCGGACTCGATGTGAACAGACTTTCATCTGGTAATGCTCGCATTGACACGGAAGGAAACAGAAAACGATACTGTGACATTAATCTGAACACTGGAGAACTGATCGTAGCGGAGAGAATCGACAGAGAGGGGCTTTGTGGAAAGAAAGCTTCATGCGTTATGAAACAGGAGCTCGTGTTGGAAAATCCTTTGGAGCTGCATCGCTTTATTCTTAATATTCAAGATATAAATGATAATTCACCTTTATTCAAACAAACTTTAATCAATCTCGAAATGAGCGAATCTGCAGTCAAAGGATCTCGTTACTTATTAGATGAGGCCCATGATGCGGATATTGGTGTGAATTCGGTGCAAACATATATACTTCAAAACAATGACCACTTTATTTTAAACGTAGTTACTCGGGAAAATGGAAGAAAATATGGCGAACTCATGCTTAATAAAGAGTTGGATCGTGAGCAGCAGAAAGAGGTAACATTAATTCTCACTGCGGTAGACGGCGGGACTCCACCGAGATCAGGTACTGTAGCCATACACGTCACTGTGCTGGATGCTAATGATAATGCTCCAGTCTTTAGTCAGGCCGTCTATAAAGTCAGTCTGCCTGAAAATTCTCCTCTAGATACTGTAGTGGTGACAGTGAGCGCTACTGATGCTGACGAGGGACATAATGGAGAAGTGATATATGAATTTGGACATCTGCCTGAAACCCACATGAAAACATTTTCGCTGGATTCATTGTCTGGTGAAATTAAACTAACAGGTCTCCTTGATTATGAGGAAGAAAGCTCAATTGAACTGCCAATTCAAGCTAAAGATGGCCAAGGTTTAGCCAGTTATTCTGCTGTGGTTATTGATGTTGTTGATATCAACGACAATGTCCCTATAATTATGATCAAATCTCTCAAAATCCCTGTTCCTGAGAATGCGTTACCCGGTACAGAGGTTGGCGTCATTAATGTGCAGGACAGAGACTCTGAGAATAACGGACAGGTGCGCTGCTCCATTCAGCAAAACGTCCCATTTAAACTCGTACCTTCAATCAAAAATTACTATTCTTTGGTGACCACAGGTGAATTAGACCGAGAGCTGCTCTCtgattataatattacaattactgCTACTGATGAGGGCTCTCCGCCTTTATCTTCCACTAAGAATATTCACCTGACTGTAGCTGACGTGAATGATAATCCACCTGTATTTCAGGAGCAGAGTTACAGAGCTCATGTGCAAGAAAATAATAAACCTGGCTCATCTATTTGTTCAGTATCAGCTACAGACCCGGACTGGAGACAGAATGGCACTGTAGTTTATTCTCTGTTGTCCTCTGATCTCAGTGGCGCACCGGTGTCCTCCTTTCTATCCATTAACGGAGACACCGGGGTCATTCATGCCGTGAGGTCGTTTGATTACGAACAGCTGAAAAGTTTCAAAGTGCTCGTGATGGCCAGAGACAACGGTTCTCCTCCTCTGAGCAGTAACGTGACCGTGAGTGTCTTCATAACGGATGAGAATGACAACTCCCCTCAGATATTATACCCCTCTCCGGAAGGAAACTCCTTCATGACCGAGATGGTACCCAAAGCTGCGCAGGCGCGCTCCCTGGTCTCCAAGGTGATCGCCGTGGACGCGGATTCTGGCCAGAACGCGTGGCTCTCGTATCACATTATTAAAGCGACAGATCCGGGACTATTCACTATCGGTGTCCACAGCGGAGAGATCCGGACGCAGCGGGACATTTCTgaatctgacaacatgaaacagaaCCTCATTGTGTCCGTGAGAGATAACGGACAGTCCTCTCTCTCAGCCACGTGCGCATTGTATTTACTTATATCAGATAACTTGGCTGAAGTTCCAGAACTGAAAGACAAGTCTCGTGACGAGAGCAGCTCCAAACTGACGTTTTATTTGATCATCGCGCTGGTGTCCGTCTCCACTTTCTTCctgaccttcatcatcatcatcctggcCGTGAGGTTTTGTCGCAGGAGAAAGCCCAGACTGTTGTTTGATGGAGCTGTAGCCATTCCCAGCGCGTATCTGCCTCCAAATTACGCAGATGTGGAGGGCGCGGGAACTCTCCGCAGCACTTACAATTATGACGCATACCTGACCACGGGCTCGCGCACTAGTGACTTCAAGTTCGTCAGATCTTATAATGAGGATACACTGACTGCTGACCTGACTCTGAAAAAGATTCAATCCGCTGTGGATGATCTTGAAGGACTCGATGCGGAAATGAGAGATTCGTTTCAGGTAGGActtgaatatttctttaaaaataattgggtggatttttttttttttacatttaatatttgtgttttcatCTAACTGATTTCTTTAGCAagctttacttatttatttatttattaggggtTTACATGGCTCTGTCAAATGCTTGATTGTAGACACGTGAATAGGGTCAGTTTGTAGTTACAACATATTGATGGTATAAGTGAATTTTTTTACCCTTCATCTGGTCATGAATGCGGTAGTTCTTTTTTGCCACTTGTTTTGACTTCTTTTGAAGTCAAGCTGTAAAAGTAGTTTGTTAGTCGTCTTTAAATGATTTCAGGGACTTCCGTCTCATTCCGTTGACGAATGCCTTAGCAGAATCATGTCAGTCATCAGTATGGGTGTCCTTATAGAGTCTTCAATTTGtgattgtgtatttgtgtatctTTGTCATTTTTCTATGCAGTTACTTTAGAACGAGAATTAAGTTCATATGTTAGTAACATTCCCTTGAGCTAAATcttttaaacttgtttttaatcTGATAGGAAATAACATAGCACAGGTTTCCCGTATTGCTGTCCATGGTTCTGCACTGCTATTTACTATtggttttgtgtattttgtatgtatagcTCTCTATCCctctatatttgtttgtttgtttgatattAATAACATACATAGTAAGTCTTCTGTATCTCTCGCACTTTAATAGttcacccatttttttttttttgtcatcatttacacaccctcatgtcgttccaaacctgtatgattttctttctcatGTAAAACATGatagaatatatttttaagaatactGGTAATCAAACAGCTGATGGACCCCATTGATTACCGTGATATTTCTTTGCCTATGCAAGTCAGTAAGGATCAACAACTGTTTGGCACTTaaaatttcttcaaaatatcttctcttgtgttcAGCATAAGACagaaacttatacaggtttggGACGACATAAGGGTGCGTAAATGACAAGAAACTTTCATTACTGGgtgaattaatattttaagagGATGTTGCAGCTGGCTTTAGTTTTGCTACACAGTTGCataacaataaaattatttgCTAAGTATGTCCTTTGTGTGTGATGGCATTCAATTCTATCGGATAAGAACGTAATGCAGTTCCTTATATTAACTCATAGTGTCGCTGTTTACCTGCGAAACAATGTGTTTCTTTAACACACATTTTCCGCCC
This window encodes:
- the LOC127971214 gene encoding protocadherin beta-15-like, whose protein sequence is MFGLLFFVLMVHNANGDVSYSFPEEMKRGSVIGNIAKDLGLDVNRLSSGNARIDTEGNRKRYCDINLNTGELIVAERIDREGLCGKKASCVMKQELVLENPLELHRFILNIQDINDNSPLFKQTLINLEMSESAVKGSRYLLDEAHDADIGVNSVQTYILQNNDHFILNVVTRENGRKYGELMLNKELDREQQKEVTLILTAVDGGTPPRSGTVAIHVTVLDANDNAPVFSQAVYKVSLPENSPLDTVVVTVSATDADEGHNGEVIYEFGHLPETHMKTFSLDSLSGEIKLTGLLDYEEESSIELPIQAKDGQGLASYSAVVIDVVDINDNVPIIMIKSLKIPVPENALPGTEVGVINVQDRDSENNGQVRCSIQQNVPFKLVPSIKNYYSLVTTGELDRELLSDYNITITATDEGSPPLSSTKNIHLTVADVNDNPPVFQEQSYRAHVQENNKPGSSICSVSATDPDWRQNGTVVYSLLSSDLSGAPVSSFLSINGDTGVIHAVRSFDYEQLKSFKVLVMARDNGSPPLSSNVTVSVFITDENDNSPQILYPSPEGNSFMTEMVPKAAQARSLVSKVIAVDADSGQNAWLSYHIIKATDPGLFTIGVHSGEIRTQRDISESDNMKQNLIVSVRDNGQSSLSATCALYLLISDNLAEVPELKDKSRDESSSKLTFYLIIALVSVSTFFLTFIIIILAVRFCRRRKPRLLFDGAVAIPSAYLPPNYADVEGAGTLRSTYNYDAYLTTGSRTSDFKFVRSYNEDTLTADLTLKKIQSAVDDLEGLDAEMRDSFQVGLEYFFKNNWVDFFFFTFNICVFI